One genomic segment of uncultured Desulfobacter sp. includes these proteins:
- the coaBC gene encoding bifunctional phosphopantothenoylcysteine decarboxylase/phosphopantothenate--cysteine ligase CoaBC, with product MTLNGKHIFLGVTGGIAAYKSVELLRLFKKAGADVVVAMTRAATRFVGPVTFEVLSENPVLLDLWEGPGSGVSHIEVASQSDLAVIAPATANCIGKLAHGIADDALTTTMLAVTCPVLICPSMNTDMYQNIRVQGNLDLLEESGIHILDPDSGALACKVVGAGRLPEPWFIFDRSCALFYKNDLKGKTVLVSAGPTVEPIDPVRFISNHSSGKMGYAVAEAAEKRGAKVILVSGPVSLDAPVGVECVSVGSCDQMYDAMFDHLDQADIIIKVAAVGDFKSVSTQAHKIKKSGDQGHMTLELIQNKDILKAIGLKKRKNQYLVGFAAETRDLETYAVDKMEKKHLDMIAANIVGKSGSGFKADTNKVKLFTRDGHVTDLPLMSKEKVAHAILDVVVQAVS from the coding sequence ATGACATTAAATGGTAAACACATTTTTTTAGGTGTGACCGGCGGTATTGCCGCGTATAAAAGCGTTGAACTGTTAAGGCTTTTCAAAAAGGCCGGGGCCGATGTGGTCGTGGCCATGACCCGGGCAGCCACCCGGTTTGTGGGGCCTGTCACCTTTGAGGTGCTTTCGGAAAATCCGGTGCTGCTGGACTTGTGGGAAGGACCCGGCTCCGGGGTTTCCCACATTGAAGTGGCGTCACAGTCGGATCTTGCCGTCATTGCACCTGCCACGGCCAACTGCATCGGCAAGCTGGCTCACGGCATTGCCGACGATGCGTTGACCACCACCATGTTGGCCGTGACCTGCCCTGTTTTGATCTGTCCGTCCATGAATACGGACATGTACCAGAATATACGGGTGCAGGGAAATCTAGACCTGCTGGAAGAATCAGGCATTCACATCCTGGATCCGGATTCAGGGGCGCTTGCCTGTAAAGTCGTCGGTGCAGGTCGTCTGCCTGAACCCTGGTTTATTTTCGACCGGTCCTGTGCGCTTTTTTACAAGAATGATCTTAAAGGAAAAACCGTTTTGGTTTCTGCCGGCCCCACGGTTGAGCCCATTGATCCTGTGCGTTTTATAAGCAACCATTCCTCGGGTAAAATGGGGTATGCCGTTGCCGAGGCTGCAGAAAAAAGAGGTGCCAAGGTCATCCTTGTGTCCGGTCCTGTCAGTCTTGATGCGCCTGTTGGCGTGGAATGCGTGTCTGTGGGTTCCTGCGACCAGATGTATGATGCTATGTTTGATCACCTTGATCAGGCCGATATCATTATTAAAGTAGCGGCTGTGGGTGATTTCAAATCTGTTTCCACCCAGGCTCATAAAATAAAAAAGAGTGGGGACCAAGGTCATATGACCCTTGAATTGATCCAGAATAAGGATATTTTAAAGGCCATTGGGCTCAAAAAAAGGAAAAATCAATACCTGGTCGGCTTTGCTGCGGAGACCCGTGATCTTGAAACCTATGCGGTGGACAAAATGGAAAAAAAACACCTGGACATGATTGCAGCCAACATTGTGGGCAAAAGCGGTTCAGGTTTCAAGGCAGACACCAATAAAGTCAAACTGTTCACACGGGACGGCCACGTCACGGATCTGCCTTTGATGTCAAAGGAGAAGGTGGCCCACGCCATTTTGGATGTTGTTGTCCAAGCGGTTTCTTAA